In Archocentrus centrarchus isolate MPI-CPG fArcCen1 chromosome 1, fArcCen1, whole genome shotgun sequence, the following proteins share a genomic window:
- the LOC115788375 gene encoding RING finger protein 122 → MQPFQWCNGCQCGLGSQRFEHYCSMGSDIYHLPLNVYVIVLGIGLFVFMLSLIFCCYLFRLKQQGTREQFSYNEVVLKGASKKLSLLGQTCAVCLEEFRTRDELGVCPCSHAFHKKCLLKWLEIRSVCPMCNKPILRLHSDAPQGAEGPMDPEEV, encoded by the exons ATGCAACCATTCCAATGGTGTAACG GATGCCAGTGTGGTTTGGGTTCTCAGCGTTTTGAACACTACTGCAGCATGGGGTCTGACATCTATCACCTCCCGCTCAATGTCTATGTCATTGTGCTGGGCATCGGCCTCTTCGTCTTCATGCTCAGCCTCATCTTCTGCTGCTACCTTTTCAG GTTGAAACAACAAGGAACTAGGGAGCAGTTCAGTTACAACGAG GTGGTGCTGAAGGGGGCAAGCAAAAAATTAAGCCTTCTTGGA CAAacctgtgcagtgtgtctggaAGAATTCAGGACCAGAGATGAACTGGGAGTGTGTCCGTGCTCACATGCATTTCACAAGAA GTGCCTGCTTAAGTGGCTAGAGATCCGCAGCGTGTGCCCCATGTGTAACAAACCCATCCTGCGGCTCCACTCAGATGCTCCCCAGGGTGCTGAGGGTCCTATGGACCCAGAAGAGGTGTGA